The Comamonas testosteroni genome includes a window with the following:
- a CDS encoding YfaP family protein: MNKNIFQKAISVVLASAIALSSTAGLAATGLPAPAQCQTLDGYTIGYFNGVLNTRQDAERSAALLRAQQYEKRFAVPTGETLIVQNYFNDSKGWRDFIEVFEQRVLQQDENLSGRWELFQQAISGDLNKPGDSWFDKLGTVFNGFTDWINSYQDYLITQVPSAIAARFGIANLASLIIGDETEAIWQTEVEHRQRLETTINEGRKLVMVAHSQGNLFVHEAYKNALKLTTSNFVKVVHIASASPFTHGPHVVADKDLVIKGLNLFFTNPPVYTVIPGLLERLNPGPTDWKGHSLEMIYLNELIPTKPLIDGHIINALSSIQAPPKVAQPGLFTVTLDWDGPGDVDLHTYEPNGNKVYFSNKIGSSGRLDVDNISGYGPEHFYASCDTNRIMDGDYNIGVANYSRADGRRANIQVATPDGGVIATESVTLGTATGTQTYLMPIRINVKRDQTTGAVKVKKVG; encoded by the coding sequence ATGAATAAGAATATTTTCCAAAAAGCAATTTCGGTTGTCCTGGCAAGCGCTATCGCGCTCTCTTCCACAGCAGGCCTAGCCGCAACTGGCCTTCCAGCGCCCGCCCAGTGCCAGACGCTTGATGGCTACACCATTGGCTATTTCAACGGTGTTCTCAACACCCGCCAAGATGCTGAGCGCTCTGCGGCTTTGCTACGCGCGCAACAGTATGAGAAGCGTTTTGCGGTCCCTACGGGCGAAACCTTGATCGTGCAAAACTACTTCAACGACTCCAAGGGCTGGCGAGACTTCATCGAAGTCTTTGAACAGCGCGTTCTGCAGCAGGACGAAAACCTGTCTGGTCGTTGGGAGTTGTTTCAGCAAGCCATTAGTGGCGATCTTAATAAGCCTGGTGATAGCTGGTTCGATAAGCTTGGTACAGTCTTCAACGGCTTCACCGACTGGATTAATTCCTATCAGGATTACTTAATTACTCAAGTCCCTTCAGCTATTGCTGCACGGTTTGGCATCGCAAACCTTGCTTCATTGATTATTGGTGATGAAACCGAAGCAATCTGGCAAACCGAGGTCGAACACCGCCAACGACTCGAAACCACGATCAATGAGGGTCGAAAACTGGTAATGGTCGCCCATTCCCAGGGAAATTTATTCGTTCACGAGGCATATAAAAATGCCCTCAAACTGACCACTTCTAACTTTGTCAAAGTGGTTCATATTGCCTCTGCGTCACCCTTCACGCATGGCCCACATGTTGTGGCTGACAAAGATCTGGTGATTAAGGGCCTGAACCTATTTTTTACCAATCCACCAGTTTATACGGTCATCCCAGGGTTGCTTGAGCGTCTAAATCCTGGCCCAACTGACTGGAAAGGCCATTCACTTGAAATGATATATTTGAATGAGTTGATTCCCACAAAGCCGCTGATTGACGGACATATCATTAACGCACTCAGCTCTATCCAAGCTCCTCCTAAAGTTGCGCAACCAGGTCTGTTTACTGTGACTCTGGACTGGGATGGTCCTGGTGATGTCGATCTGCACACCTACGAGCCGAACGGCAACAAGGTGTACTTCAGCAACAAAATCGGCTCCAGTGGTCGCCTTGATGTGGACAACATCTCTGGCTATGGCCCTGAGCACTTCTATGCCTCCTGCGACACCAACAGAATCATGGATGGAGACTACAACATCGGTGTGGCCAACTACAGCAGAGCCGATGGGCGTCGAGCCAACATTCAAGTAGCTACTCCCGATGGAGGCGTTATCGCCACCGAGTCTGTGACGCTGGGAACTGCCACTGGCACACAGACCTACCTCATGCCCATACGTATCAATGTCAAACGTGACCAGACCACTGGTGCGGTAAAGGTAAAGAAGGTCGGTTGA
- a CDS encoding PD-(D/E)XK nuclease family protein, with protein MDTSTKFLIVVFGVPLALSAFEQLMHRIAGGAHFWQQGENMPRELRRSSVLMNEEAISCTHPIPIQGRVDQVFLAPGGEVIPLDTKTRSAHRVMESDVVQLSVYAVALRQKYPTANVSHGYIRTVVGSVNDKTVVYHRVRLLSDRAVVRIATG; from the coding sequence ATGGACACCTCAACTAAATTCCTGATCGTCGTCTTCGGCGTTCCTCTCGCGCTCTCCGCATTCGAGCAACTGATGCACAGGATTGCAGGTGGCGCGCATTTCTGGCAGCAAGGCGAGAACATGCCGCGAGAACTCCGCAGGTCATCTGTGCTGATGAATGAGGAAGCAATCTCATGCACTCACCCCATCCCTATCCAAGGGCGTGTCGATCAAGTATTCCTCGCCCCAGGTGGAGAAGTCATTCCTCTTGATACCAAGACACGTTCGGCCCACCGGGTCATGGAATCAGACGTTGTTCAGTTGTCTGTCTACGCTGTAGCTCTACGTCAGAAGTACCCTACCGCGAACGTTAGCCACGGCTATATCAGAACAGTTGTTGGCTCCGTCAATGACAAAACTGTGGTCTATCACCGGGTTCGGTTGCTCAGCGACCGGGCTGTCGTTCGGATCGCTACAGGCTGA